In Rhodothermales bacterium, the following are encoded in one genomic region:
- a CDS encoding M3 family metallopeptidase has translation MAQTAADSNPLLRFEGLPAFHAIRPEHIVPAITELIAHLERDLDLLERTLEPTWKGLILPLERLELPFEYAWGPVNHLLNVLNSPELREAHETVQPDVVSLSLRMRQSVPIFEGLATLKAGLEWKKLDDGQRRVVDLRLRSARHAGVALTGAAKERFSEIERELSKLTTDFSNHVLDATKAFELILTDPADTEGWPPSLKQLAAASYAGKHAEAGARPDTEAGPWRITLDFPSFGPFMQHSRRREQRKTVYLAYMTRASEGPLDNSGIIERLLSLRQEKARLLGFGSYAELSLDAKMAPSVDAVFTMIEELKSASLRHAKNDLEELRELARANGQTEPFAHWDAGYWSERLQEQRFQFTDEELRPYFPLERVLAGLFSLCERLFGIRVEEIEEQPTAWHPDVRFYHVKNEAGAIIASFYLDPYSRPENKRGGAWMDNGLDRRWIDGALRTPVVHLCCNGTPPVGETPSLMSFREVETLFHEFGHGLQGMLTTVDYVDVAGINGVEWDAVELASQFMENWCYHKPTLMGMTAHYQTGEPLPDALFDKLCAARTFRAGTVMLRQLLFGFTDMTLHHRYHPGEGKSAFEVYKTIAKDLAVLPPLEEDRFLCSFSHIFAGGYAAGYYSYKWAEVLSADAFAAFEEAGLSDEPAIRKLGRRYRDTVLALGGSRHPMDVYRSFRGREPSTKALLRHAGLV, from the coding sequence CCTCATCCTCCCCCTCGAACGTCTCGAACTGCCGTTTGAATACGCCTGGGGGCCGGTGAACCATCTCCTGAACGTCCTCAACTCGCCCGAGCTACGCGAGGCACACGAAACCGTCCAGCCGGACGTTGTCTCTCTCTCCCTGCGTATGCGCCAGAGCGTGCCCATCTTCGAGGGCCTCGCCACCCTGAAGGCCGGTCTCGAATGGAAGAAGCTGGACGACGGCCAGCGCCGGGTGGTCGACCTCAGGCTGCGCTCCGCGCGCCACGCCGGCGTCGCGCTCACGGGCGCCGCGAAGGAACGGTTTAGCGAGATCGAACGCGAGCTGTCGAAGCTCACGACCGACTTCTCAAACCATGTGCTCGACGCCACCAAGGCGTTTGAGTTGATTCTCACCGACCCTGCCGACACCGAGGGGTGGCCTCCGAGCCTGAAACAGCTTGCCGCTGCCTCGTACGCCGGCAAACACGCCGAAGCCGGCGCCCGTCCCGACACCGAGGCCGGCCCCTGGCGGATCACGCTCGATTTCCCCAGCTTCGGGCCGTTCATGCAGCACAGCCGGCGACGCGAACAGCGAAAAACCGTCTACCTCGCCTACATGACCCGCGCGTCCGAGGGACCGCTTGACAACAGCGGGATTATCGAACGCCTCCTGAGCCTGCGCCAGGAAAAAGCCCGGCTGCTTGGTTTTGGCTCCTACGCCGAACTCAGCCTCGACGCCAAAATGGCCCCTTCCGTCGACGCCGTGTTTACGATGATCGAGGAGCTCAAGAGCGCCTCGCTCCGCCACGCGAAGAATGACCTGGAAGAGCTGCGGGAGCTGGCCCGAGCGAACGGGCAGACCGAACCGTTCGCGCACTGGGACGCCGGGTACTGGAGCGAGCGCCTGCAAGAGCAGCGGTTTCAGTTCACGGATGAGGAACTGCGGCCTTATTTCCCGCTCGAGCGCGTGCTCGCCGGCCTGTTCAGCCTCTGCGAACGCCTGTTTGGGATTCGAGTGGAGGAGATAGAAGAACAGCCGACAGCCTGGCATCCGGACGTGCGGTTTTACCACGTAAAAAACGAGGCCGGCGCCATCATCGCCTCGTTTTACCTGGACCCGTACTCACGCCCCGAAAACAAACGCGGCGGGGCCTGGATGGATAATGGCCTGGATCGCCGCTGGATCGACGGCGCGCTCCGCACCCCGGTCGTCCACCTCTGCTGTAACGGTACCCCGCCCGTGGGCGAGACCCCGTCGCTGATGAGCTTCAGGGAAGTCGAGACCCTCTTCCACGAATTCGGGCACGGGCTGCAGGGGATGCTGACGACGGTGGATTATGTCGATGTCGCCGGCATCAACGGCGTCGAGTGGGACGCCGTTGAGCTCGCCAGCCAGTTCATGGAAAACTGGTGTTACCACAAGCCGACCCTGATGGGCATGACCGCCCATTACCAGACCGGCGAGCCGCTGCCGGACGCCCTGTTCGATAAGCTGTGCGCGGCCAGGACGTTCCGCGCCGGCACCGTCATGCTCCGCCAGCTGCTGTTTGGCTTTACGGACATGACCCTGCACCACCGGTACCACCCGGGCGAAGGGAAAAGCGCCTTCGAGGTCTATAAAACCATTGCGAAAGACCTGGCCGTATTGCCTCCGCTGGAAGAGGATCGCTTCCTGTGTAGTTTTTCGCACATCTTCGCCGGCGGCTACGCGGCCGGGTATTACAGCTACAAGTGGGCGGAAGTGCTGAGCGCCGACGCCTTCGCCGCGTTCGAGGAAGCCGGCCTGTCCGACGAACCCGCCATCCGCAAGCTCGGCCGCCGGTACCGCGACACCGTGCTCGCCCTCGGCGGCAGCCGGCACCCGATGGACGTCTACCGCTCGTTCCGGGGCCGGGAGCCATCGACAAAGGCATTGCTGCGGCACGCTGGGCTCGTTTAA